One stretch of Leptospira mtsangambouensis DNA includes these proteins:
- a CDS encoding anthranilate synthase component II encodes MKVLILDNYDSFTFNLYQIVGEILEEREELFQLDVIRNDEKPFEWIKSANYDKIIISPGPGHPADPAYFGVSADILKELGKTTPVLGICLGMQGMATVFGGEVVRANVAMHGKLSPIEHDGKGVFSGLTQGIEIMRYHSLVAKETSLPKDLEITARVSAGEGKGEIMGLRHKSLKIEGVQFHPESFGSEEGKDLLRNFINS; translated from the coding sequence ATGAAAGTGCTCATTCTAGATAATTATGATTCTTTTACATTCAATCTATACCAAATCGTAGGCGAAATCCTCGAAGAGAGAGAAGAACTTTTTCAATTGGATGTTATCCGAAACGATGAAAAACCTTTTGAATGGATTAAATCAGCTAACTATGATAAGATTATCATTTCACCTGGTCCGGGCCATCCTGCAGACCCCGCTTATTTTGGAGTGAGTGCCGATATTCTAAAGGAATTGGGTAAAACTACGCCTGTGCTTGGAATTTGTCTCGGAATGCAAGGAATGGCAACTGTGTTTGGTGGCGAAGTGGTTCGAGCCAATGTAGCTATGCATGGAAAACTCTCACCTATTGAACATGATGGAAAGGGTGTTTTTTCTGGCTTAACACAAGGTATAGAAATTATGCGTTATCATTCCTTGGTGGCAAAAGAAACTTCACTCCCTAAGGATTTAGAAATCACAGCTCGGGTTTCTGCCGGGGAAGGGAAGGGTGAGATCATGGGCCTTCGTCATAAATCCTTAAAAATTGAAGGGGTTCAGTTCCATCCAGAATCTTTTGGTTCAGAAGAAGGCAAAGACTTACTGAGAAATTTTATTAATTCTTAG
- a CDS encoding LIC10025 family lipoprotein — protein MVFSKKNYNIKKYLIWAFVFFFVTNCFQKNENHYQFWKGYDHLQRSIKSTSKNEIYFAALAGSLSEENESQLLKTADGYPFLSLYGTLDQQQNWNLHWNEPEPPKYDYLAKVTFTPKLWEEKEIYTVERKIIHKLNGYQPRDFFTWLHDFALAIDDHNAYQSLKSTSQNLQFLCDVMQCHVTENAEWHTLEFTINDDTKAQFPGFYKRTGSRLEKTRLNLEIWDKFNPTHKLKITNQGKTIQFHFPINPPKEYFVSPKEIHFLGDIEIKSFGITAKIQNLEYKLKTTFDKQTDTLDGHFVRIGKKEINGNFFYVIPQGFVNFFIPGNMDEYFSDFFTLLIQGTQGRGGSQIHVTFRKTEKGQINTITTYNEIKRKRFSLFGGDDSQKASNDFDFFASWEEAMLKDLK, from the coding sequence ATGGTATTCTCAAAAAAGAACTATAACATAAAAAAATATCTAATCTGGGCTTTCGTTTTTTTCTTTGTCACAAATTGTTTTCAAAAAAATGAAAACCATTATCAATTTTGGAAAGGTTATGACCATTTACAACGTTCTATAAAATCTACTTCCAAAAATGAAATCTACTTTGCTGCACTTGCTGGTAGTTTAAGTGAAGAAAATGAATCACAACTCCTAAAAACAGCCGACGGATATCCTTTCCTCTCTCTCTACGGAACACTGGATCAACAACAAAACTGGAATCTTCATTGGAATGAACCAGAACCACCTAAATATGATTATCTGGCTAAAGTAACATTCACTCCAAAACTTTGGGAGGAAAAAGAAATATACACTGTGGAACGAAAAATCATCCATAAGTTAAACGGATATCAACCCAGAGATTTTTTTACTTGGTTACACGATTTTGCTTTAGCAATTGATGATCATAATGCTTATCAATCATTAAAGTCAACATCACAAAACCTTCAATTTCTTTGTGACGTTATGCAATGCCATGTCACAGAAAATGCAGAATGGCATACATTGGAATTTACAATCAATGATGATACCAAAGCGCAATTTCCTGGTTTTTATAAACGAACAGGATCAAGATTGGAAAAAACCAGATTAAACCTTGAAATCTGGGACAAATTCAATCCAACCCATAAATTAAAAATTACAAACCAAGGGAAAACCATCCAATTTCATTTTCCCATCAATCCACCTAAAGAATATTTTGTATCTCCAAAAGAGATTCATTTTTTGGGTGATATTGAAATCAAATCATTTGGAATTACAGCCAAAATTCAAAATTTGGAATACAAACTAAAAACAACTTTTGATAAACAAACAGACACACTAGATGGACATTTTGTACGCATTGGAAAAAAAGAAATTAATGGAAATTTTTTCTATGTCATTCCTCAGGGTTTTGTAAATTTTTTCATCCCAGGAAATATGGATGAATACTTTAGTGATTTTTTCACCCTACTCATCCAAGGAACCCAAGGCCGGGGTGGATCACAAATCCATGTTACCTTTAGAAAAACTGAAAAGGGTCAAATTAATACAATCACTACTTATAATGAAATCAAACGAAAACGGTTTTCATTGTTTGGTGGAGACGATTCCCAAAAGGCAAGTAACGATTTTGATTTTTTTGCTTCCTGGGAAGAAGCAATGTTAAAGGATCTAAAGTAG
- a CDS encoding site-2 protease family protein: protein MESKKTIHILLFILTFFTLTFSDIFLNPQVPQTLENYKLMFFENWPYSASLLLILLAHEMGHYLPARFYGVKATWPFFIPLPVGPIGTMGAVIQIKQQIPDKKVLFDIGIGGPTASLVLSMVAWLVGISLSKVIEIPPDFDRSGFLFFGDSLFTYFTTQWILGPIDLSTMDIQAHPLAKAGWVGLLITAVNLLPFGQLDGGHVIYSMFGEEYRKWIHRLFVLFLIFSLIHFTWLLWGFIIYFVVKVEHPFISDSVSGIGKFRFYFGVTMLVAFLIIFVPKPIILGSEFNDSSLLNDIFRLMTHYIGLEL from the coding sequence TTGGAATCAAAAAAAACAATACACATTCTTCTATTTATCTTAACTTTTTTTACGTTAACATTCTCAGATATTTTTCTAAATCCTCAGGTTCCGCAAACATTAGAGAATTATAAACTTATGTTTTTTGAGAACTGGCCATACTCTGCTTCACTTTTGTTGATACTACTGGCTCATGAAATGGGACATTATCTTCCAGCAAGATTTTATGGAGTAAAAGCAACGTGGCCTTTTTTTATTCCATTGCCAGTTGGACCAATTGGTACTATGGGTGCTGTTATCCAAATCAAACAACAGATACCAGACAAAAAAGTATTATTTGATATTGGAATCGGTGGACCTACCGCGAGTTTGGTTCTTTCGATGGTTGCCTGGTTAGTGGGTATTAGTCTATCAAAGGTTATCGAAATTCCGCCTGATTTCGATCGTTCTGGTTTTTTATTTTTTGGAGATAGTTTGTTCACTTATTTTACAACACAATGGATTCTTGGACCCATTGATCTTTCGACAATGGATATCCAAGCACATCCGCTTGCAAAAGCAGGGTGGGTAGGACTTCTCATCACAGCAGTAAATCTTTTGCCTTTTGGACAATTAGACGGAGGACATGTCATATACTCCATGTTTGGCGAAGAATACCGAAAATGGATTCATCGTTTATTTGTATTATTTCTTATTTTTTCCTTAATTCATTTTACTTGGTTACTTTGGGGTTTTATCATCTATTTTGTTGTTAAGGTAGAACATCCATTTATCAGCGATTCTGTGTCAGGGATTGGAAAATTTCGATTTTATTTTGGAGTTACAATGTTAGTAGCATTCCTAATTATTTTTGTTCCGAAACCAATTATATTAGGATCAGAGTTTAATGATTCTTCATTACTCAACGATATTTTTCGTCTGATGACTCATTACATTGGATTGGAATTATGA
- a CDS encoding beta-galactosidase, translating into MIFGACYYPEQWNPKDWDEDLKIMKEMGLSSVRLAEFAWGLMEPKEGKFDFSLFDAVLKKVQDHGMTAILGTPTATFPPWLYKKFPEIVQVSKDGIIRGIGTRRQACFSSPAYQKATERIVTAMAKHFGNHPAVVGWQIDNEPGHEGSDVDYSPLALKNFRTWLKAKYKTLDSLNKRWGNVFWGVLYTDWNEIPLPAAHVASNFNPAMIQDYYRFQSDELVSYIHFQAEILRKYSKGKPLTTNLYPSPFLPITDMEKLFSKLDYVSWDNYPVWGNQQEPYPHPLVTATQQYSRGLKNKPYTVMEQFSGVQGHDTLGYLPPPGQIGLWLTQAIVNGANQIYFFRYRTARFGQEQLCYGILDHGKRKTAKYFELKKTIEDINEFASDIADSPYKAEVAILHDIENSRNYKHQPLSDGLKFSPVPFAQVGYDIELATWFAGTNVLNVNAHSLPISAENDWSKYKVLTLPLYTMFDPSIVEKLKTYVTNGGTLVLGYRAGIKDKDHWMVEEPVPGVFGEMTGVEVFQFEAPATDKVGIRMGILPLKGSKFCEILEPTTAKVVARYNDSKKFYSGKAAITVNSFGKGKVYYVGTSLTPESFILLYRKILKEAGVPFGFLGATIERHYREGKQFNYEITMNHSNRYKLAGLSILKPFGYKIKRIPK; encoded by the coding sequence ATGATCTTTGGCGCCTGTTATTACCCCGAACAATGGAACCCTAAGGATTGGGATGAAGACCTAAAAATTATGAAAGAGATGGGTCTTTCGTCGGTAAGACTCGCAGAATTTGCTTGGGGACTCATGGAACCCAAGGAAGGAAAATTCGATTTTTCTTTGTTTGATGCGGTTTTAAAAAAAGTGCAAGACCACGGAATGACTGCCATTCTTGGTACACCAACAGCTACCTTTCCGCCTTGGTTGTACAAAAAATTTCCAGAAATTGTTCAGGTATCTAAAGATGGGATCATTAGAGGGATTGGAACTAGACGCCAGGCTTGTTTTTCATCTCCTGCTTATCAAAAAGCAACGGAACGAATCGTTACTGCAATGGCCAAACATTTTGGAAACCACCCAGCAGTTGTCGGATGGCAAATTGACAATGAACCAGGGCACGAAGGATCCGATGTTGATTATTCACCCTTAGCATTAAAGAACTTTAGAACTTGGTTAAAGGCAAAATACAAAACTTTAGATTCGCTTAACAAACGTTGGGGGAACGTTTTTTGGGGAGTTTTATACACTGATTGGAACGAAATTCCATTGCCAGCGGCTCATGTGGCTAGTAATTTCAACCCGGCAATGATCCAAGATTATTATAGATTCCAATCGGACGAACTAGTTTCTTACATTCATTTCCAAGCAGAAATATTAAGAAAATACAGCAAAGGAAAACCACTCACTACAAATCTTTATCCTTCTCCATTTTTACCAATCACTGATATGGAAAAGTTGTTTTCCAAATTGGACTATGTGTCTTGGGATAACTATCCTGTCTGGGGAAACCAACAAGAACCATATCCACATCCATTGGTGACTGCCACACAACAGTATTCGAGAGGTTTAAAAAACAAACCATACACTGTGATGGAACAATTCTCTGGTGTACAAGGTCATGATACTTTAGGTTATCTTCCACCACCAGGGCAAATTGGTCTTTGGCTCACGCAAGCCATTGTGAACGGTGCGAATCAAATCTATTTCTTTCGTTACCGCACGGCACGTTTCGGTCAGGAACAACTTTGTTATGGAATTTTGGATCACGGAAAAAGAAAAACAGCCAAATATTTTGAGTTAAAAAAAACAATAGAAGATATCAATGAGTTTGCTTCGGATATTGCTGATTCACCTTACAAAGCTGAAGTGGCAATTTTACACGATATTGAAAATTCACGTAATTACAAACACCAACCTTTGAGTGATGGTTTAAAATTTTCACCGGTTCCCTTTGCCCAAGTCGGATACGATATTGAACTTGCTACTTGGTTTGCAGGGACCAATGTTTTAAATGTAAACGCTCATTCTCTTCCCATTAGTGCAGAAAACGATTGGTCAAAGTATAAAGTATTAACATTGCCACTTTATACAATGTTCGATCCATCGATTGTAGAAAAATTAAAAACTTACGTAACAAATGGAGGAACTTTGGTTCTTGGTTATCGGGCGGGAATCAAAGACAAAGACCATTGGATGGTAGAAGAGCCAGTTCCGGGAGTTTTTGGAGAAATGACTGGAGTGGAGGTGTTTCAGTTTGAAGCACCAGCAACAGACAAAGTGGGAATTCGAATGGGAATTTTACCGCTTAAGGGATCCAAGTTCTGTGAAATTTTGGAGCCAACAACTGCCAAAGTCGTAGCTAGATACAATGATTCAAAAAAGTTTTATTCCGGTAAAGCTGCGATCACTGTGAATTCTTTTGGTAAAGGAAAAGTTTATTATGTGGGAACCTCTCTCACACCTGAAAGTTTTATTTTATTGTATAGAAAGATATTGAAGGAAGCAGGGGTTCCCTTTGGTTTTCTTGGTGCGACAATTGAACGTCATTACCGAGAAGGAAAACAATTCAATTATGAAATTACAATGAACCACTCTAACCGATATAAGTTGGCGGGACTTTCGATTTTAAAGCCGTTTGGTTACAAAATCAAAAGAATTCCCAAATAA
- a CDS encoding anthranilate synthase component I family protein has product MSQTLPKIKIPKKPNYTSLTLPEGIEFWELFRVIEAKYENCFLLESAGDNQYDSRYSVIGFQPSHLFLGEPGILEIDGKKYSVENPYFALRELTDYNSLSISYAGGFVGYLGYQSMQFFEPKLKLEPHPDFPAMIFGLYLDGLIYDKFTGELIYFDNGTNRIQEVNLILEQIKKDKSQKPQAKVSLLQAGLSKEVHKQMVEEALEEVKAGNTFQCQIGFEELYKVEGNPLAIYETLREINPSPHMYYVKFGSRAILGASPELLFRLRQGEMESFPLAGTTKRGVDAKEDTLLARKLLTDPKEIAEHNMLIDLHRNDVGRVAKFGTVKVRRRFDVKRFSHVQHISSEVVGILSSKEDMFSGLASSFPAGTLSGAPKIESMKIIERIEKSPRGPYGGAVGSFGLNGDCTFAIPIRSFFVNGNKGFVRASGGIVFDSKPEDEYQEIINKMASVRKALDLHKAP; this is encoded by the coding sequence ATGAGCCAAACACTTCCGAAAATCAAGATCCCCAAAAAACCAAATTACACTTCTCTAACCTTGCCGGAAGGAATCGAGTTTTGGGAACTCTTTCGGGTCATTGAAGCCAAATATGAGAATTGTTTCCTACTCGAATCAGCAGGGGACAACCAATACGACTCTCGTTACTCTGTGATTGGATTCCAACCTTCTCATCTCTTTTTGGGAGAACCTGGAATTTTAGAAATCGATGGTAAAAAATATTCTGTTGAGAATCCTTATTTTGCTCTACGGGAGCTTACGGATTATAATTCGCTAAGCATTAGTTATGCGGGTGGATTTGTCGGTTATCTTGGTTACCAAAGTATGCAATTCTTTGAGCCAAAACTGAAGCTCGAACCACATCCTGATTTTCCGGCTATGATTTTTGGATTGTATTTGGATGGACTCATTTATGACAAATTTACTGGGGAACTCATTTACTTTGATAATGGAACCAACCGCATCCAAGAAGTGAATTTAATCTTAGAACAGATAAAAAAAGACAAATCCCAAAAACCACAAGCAAAGGTTTCTTTATTGCAGGCTGGTTTATCTAAGGAAGTTCATAAGCAGATGGTGGAAGAAGCTTTAGAAGAAGTAAAAGCGGGAAACACCTTCCAATGCCAAATTGGATTTGAAGAATTATATAAAGTAGAAGGAAACCCATTAGCAATTTACGAGACACTAAGGGAAATCAATCCATCTCCTCATATGTATTATGTAAAATTTGGATCTCGTGCTATTTTGGGTGCAAGCCCAGAACTACTCTTTCGTTTGCGCCAAGGAGAAATGGAGTCTTTTCCTTTGGCAGGAACCACCAAACGCGGAGTTGATGCTAAAGAAGATACTCTTCTTGCTCGTAAACTTTTAACCGACCCAAAAGAAATTGCAGAACACAATATGTTAATTGATCTCCATCGTAATGATGTGGGGCGAGTGGCAAAATTTGGCACAGTGAAAGTGCGTAGGCGTTTTGATGTGAAAAGGTTTTCTCATGTGCAACATATCTCTAGTGAAGTGGTAGGAATTCTTTCTTCAAAAGAAGATATGTTTTCGGGATTAGCTTCTTCGTTTCCAGCCGGTACTCTTTCCGGTGCACCCAAAATTGAATCGATGAAAATCATTGAGAGAATTGAAAAATCACCTCGCGGGCCTTATGGCGGAGCTGTGGGAAGTTTTGGTTTGAATGGAGATTGTACCTTTGCCATTCCGATTCGAAGTTTTTTTGTAAATGGAAACAAAGGATTTGTTCGTGCTTCAGGTGGGATTGTTTTTGATTCCAAACCAGAAGACGAATACCAAGAAATCATCAATAAAATGGCTTCGGTTCGCAAAGCTTTAGATTTGCATAAAGCTCCTTAG
- a CDS encoding inositol monophosphatase family protein — protein sequence MGISSPTINFPVDETIKRIEYVKANAMGIIHEAKKIQREVSSIRSETDADEKERIDAADGKLGDILIRFLQKSFPKDGIICEDKPAIDGGDFKWVLDPVDGSMNFVRGLPLYAISFGLEHRETPVGGVVIVPPQESVYSAVLGEGAYKNGEPIVTSRISELNRAIFSPNLPTKRAHMIQEIMADLSGFLTYARSFRRTGSFVLDACFIAEGVMDAIWEKTVKHWDVSAISVILTEAGGKLTDLNGVHYYTGLPELVASNGVLHSEILNLLKTVRSTVSRN from the coding sequence ATGGGAATCTCTTCACCAACCATTAATTTCCCCGTAGATGAAACCATCAAACGGATCGAATACGTAAAAGCAAATGCGATGGGTATCATCCATGAAGCTAAAAAAATCCAACGAGAAGTTTCTTCAATTCGTTCTGAAACGGATGCAGATGAGAAAGAACGTATTGATGCCGCCGATGGAAAACTAGGTGATATTTTGATTCGTTTTTTACAGAAGTCTTTTCCGAAAGATGGAATCATTTGTGAAGATAAACCTGCCATTGATGGTGGTGACTTTAAATGGGTTTTGGATCCAGTGGATGGTTCGATGAATTTTGTTCGGGGACTTCCTTTGTATGCCATTTCGTTTGGATTGGAACATCGAGAAACACCCGTTGGTGGTGTGGTCATTGTCCCTCCTCAAGAATCTGTATACTCCGCTGTTTTGGGTGAGGGCGCTTATAAAAATGGAGAACCCATTGTTACTTCCAGAATTTCCGAACTAAACCGAGCCATTTTTTCTCCCAATCTTCCCACAAAAAGAGCTCATATGATCCAAGAGATTATGGCTGACTTATCCGGGTTTTTAACCTATGCAAGGTCCTTTCGTAGAACGGGTTCTTTTGTTTTGGATGCATGTTTCATTGCAGAAGGTGTGATGGATGCCATTTGGGAAAAAACTGTCAAACATTGGGATGTTTCAGCCATTTCAGTGATTCTAACGGAAGCAGGTGGAAAATTGACCGACTTAAATGGAGTCCATTATTATACAGGACTTCCTGAGTTAGTAGCTTCCAATGGAGTTTTGCACTCGGAAATTTTAAATTTATTAAAGACAGTTCGTTCTACAGTCAGTCGAAATTAA
- a CDS encoding SHOCT domain-containing protein: MGSALHSSFEANNNANTKRTNRVTVFNVFMNSLTASAKISIVLIPIFFILGCSSFTSKIKLIDSSASLAFFEVEEEEWRNIFPEEISKLKINTKNFEALPTVLKSIQYKRGVLAYEDWEVLVPDSFLPEIQKFAERIVTNPEPKVYLCIFKLDDILSPNVKILKTSFYILGTEEGLVLLFHEINTNISFQTQYSFEDWVIFHPTEIKPIYRPELWLKDKQHTSIYKNRNLSKNSIYGNVVVFNVPALMPNPPLFRYPKEEENPPPTDQWKTVPEKLKALEEMRKNRLITDEEYERKKTELLKEF, from the coding sequence ATGGGCTCTGCACTCCATTCTTCGTTTGAAGCAAACAATAATGCCAATACAAAAAGAACCAACCGAGTCACGGTTTTTAATGTATTCATGAATTCATTAACGGCAAGTGCAAAAATTTCCATCGTTTTGATTCCGATTTTTTTTATTTTGGGATGTTCCAGTTTCACTAGTAAGATCAAATTGATTGATTCTTCCGCATCTTTGGCTTTTTTTGAAGTAGAAGAAGAGGAATGGAGGAATATTTTTCCCGAAGAAATTTCTAAACTGAAAATCAATACCAAAAATTTTGAGGCGCTACCAACCGTTTTAAAGTCCATTCAATACAAACGCGGAGTCCTTGCGTATGAAGATTGGGAAGTCCTGGTTCCAGATTCCTTTCTTCCTGAAATCCAAAAGTTTGCAGAGAGAATTGTAACAAACCCAGAACCCAAGGTATATTTGTGTATTTTTAAACTAGATGATATTCTTTCTCCCAATGTTAAAATTTTAAAAACAAGTTTTTATATTTTAGGAACAGAAGAGGGATTGGTTTTGTTATTTCACGAGATCAATACAAACATCAGTTTTCAAACACAGTATTCATTTGAAGACTGGGTGATTTTTCATCCTACAGAAATCAAACCAATCTACCGGCCAGAACTTTGGTTAAAAGACAAACAACATACTAGTATTTATAAAAATAGAAACTTATCAAAAAATTCCATTTATGGAAACGTTGTTGTGTTTAATGTGCCGGCCTTAATGCCTAATCCTCCTCTTTTTCGGTATCCAAAAGAAGAGGAGAATCCTCCTCCAACCGACCAGTGGAAAACAGTTCCCGAAAAACTAAAAGCCTTAGAGGAAATGAGAAAGAATCGGCTCATTACTGATGAAGAATATGAAAGGAAAAAAACAGAACTCTTAAAAGAATTTTAA
- a CDS encoding LIC_10030 family protein: MRIQDFKTINRILNETSGKNKPGEIYVDNLHTPYIQFPDRFVIPGTSVTQPEFGDIKDFVQTVLKYIPEAIEGTCLLPEPRPKRETGKLFFVRPMLFGSSRFLYVFSVDMLYLGGAKSEEIKKPGSQNMTPSIITDRLYFQTKIIHLHSTKEDGEDITDFEAKRFQGGIFRVESEKDDNKPIRRFSEIFDEIDFSETESKIREELGISSEVWKLGRIYSPIGIDYLSLSLRFLIPSLPKTIQQFKNFYPILTETEAGIPEDTLKKYHEYLTSFEVERTQSKSGNILWKVIQKSSDK; the protein is encoded by the coding sequence ATGAGAATACAAGATTTTAAAACAATCAATCGGATTTTAAACGAAACATCCGGAAAAAATAAACCAGGTGAAATTTATGTGGATAATCTACATACACCTTACATTCAGTTTCCTGATCGATTTGTTATCCCAGGTACTTCAGTCACACAACCCGAGTTTGGTGATATCAAAGATTTTGTTCAAACTGTTTTAAAGTATATTCCTGAAGCCATAGAAGGAACTTGTTTATTACCCGAACCAAGACCCAAACGAGAAACAGGAAAATTGTTTTTTGTTCGGCCTATGTTATTTGGATCTTCCCGTTTTTTATATGTGTTTTCTGTGGATATGTTGTACTTGGGTGGGGCAAAGTCGGAAGAAATCAAAAAACCTGGCTCACAAAATATGACTCCTTCCATTATCACTGATCGGTTGTATTTTCAAACCAAAATCATTCACCTTCATTCCACGAAAGAAGATGGGGAAGACATTACTGACTTTGAAGCAAAACGATTTCAGGGTGGGATATTTCGTGTTGAATCGGAAAAAGATGATAACAAACCAATCCGAAGGTTTTCAGAAATTTTTGATGAAATTGATTTTTCGGAAACGGAATCGAAAATCCGAGAAGAATTAGGTATTAGCTCTGAAGTTTGGAAATTAGGTAGGATCTATTCTCCGATCGGAATTGATTATTTGTCTTTGTCCCTTCGGTTTTTAATCCCTAGTTTGCCAAAAACCATCCAACAATTTAAAAATTTTTATCCAATCCTCACCGAAACAGAAGCAGGAATTCCTGAAGATACGTTAAAAAAATATCATGAATATCTCACTTCTTTTGAAGTGGAAAGGACACAGTCGAAGTCCGGTAATATTTTATGGAAAGTCATTCAAAAATCATCCGATAAATAA
- a CDS encoding superoxide dismutase, whose product MEHKLPELPYAKDALLPHISPETLEFHYGKHHQTYVTNLNNLIKGTEFENATLEEIVKKSSGGIFNNAAQIWNHTFYWHSLSPKGGGAPTGAVADLITKSFGSFDVFKEKFSQSAITNFGSGWTWLVKKGDGVEIVNTSNAGSPLKDGLQSLLTIDVWEHAYYIDFRNARPKYVEAFWNLVNWDFANQNLK is encoded by the coding sequence ATGGAACATAAACTCCCAGAACTTCCTTATGCAAAGGATGCACTTCTTCCGCACATTTCACCTGAAACTTTAGAGTTTCATTATGGAAAACACCACCAAACTTACGTTACAAACCTCAATAACCTCATCAAAGGAACTGAGTTTGAAAATGCAACACTTGAAGAGATCGTAAAAAAATCATCTGGTGGAATTTTTAATAACGCAGCTCAAATTTGGAACCACACTTTCTACTGGCATTCCCTTTCCCCTAAGGGTGGCGGAGCTCCTACAGGTGCTGTTGCTGATTTAATCACAAAATCCTTTGGGTCTTTTGATGTGTTTAAAGAAAAGTTTTCTCAATCTGCCATTACTAACTTTGGATCAGGTTGGACTTGGCTTGTCAAAAAAGGTGACGGTGTTGAAATCGTGAACACAAGCAATGCGGGTAGCCCTTTGAAAGATGGACTCCAATCTTTGCTAACAATCGATGTTTGGGAACATGCTTACTATATTGATTTCCGCAATGCTCGTCCAAAATACGTAGAAGCATTCTGGAATTTAGTAAACTGGGACTTTGCAAACCAAAACTTAAAATAA
- the cysE gene encoding serine O-acetyltransferase yields the protein MFENIRIIKKFDPAAKSYLEIVLCYPGLHALWLHKFAHLLYLLRLPIIPRLVNYISRFLTGIDIHPGAKIAPGVFIDHGSGVVIGETAIVGSGSLIFQGVTLGGTGKESGKRHPTIGKNVVIGAGAKVLGNITVEDHVRVGAGSVVMRNVPAGCTVVGIPGKVVKAGDVASDSVEQMLEHNQMPDPIAKVFSVLLEKVETQQQLINKLYEKQQLLEKSSTDAPEDDRFIQEFIHGDGI from the coding sequence ATGTTCGAAAATATAAGAATCATCAAAAAATTTGACCCTGCAGCAAAATCCTATTTGGAAATTGTTCTCTGTTACCCTGGTCTACATGCCCTATGGCTGCATAAATTTGCACATTTGCTTTATTTACTCCGATTGCCCATCATTCCAAGACTCGTAAATTACATTAGCAGGTTTTTAACCGGGATTGATATCCATCCTGGCGCAAAAATTGCCCCAGGAGTTTTTATCGACCACGGCTCCGGAGTTGTCATCGGAGAAACTGCCATCGTAGGAAGCGGATCTTTGATTTTCCAAGGAGTGACACTTGGAGGAACAGGAAAAGAATCTGGCAAACGGCACCCTACCATTGGTAAAAATGTCGTAATTGGTGCAGGTGCAAAAGTTCTCGGAAATATCACAGTCGAAGATCATGTTCGTGTCGGTGCTGGATCAGTTGTTATGCGAAATGTTCCCGCTGGTTGCACTGTGGTTGGAATTCCAGGAAAAGTTGTCAAAGCAGGCGACGTTGCCTCTGACAGCGTGGAACAAATGTTAGAACACAATCAAATGCCGGATCCAATTGCTAAAGTTTTTTCTGTTTTACTGGAAAAAGTGGAAACACAACAACAACTCATTAACAAATTATATGAGAAACAACAACTTCTAGAAAAATCATCCACAGATGCTCCAGAAGATGACCGTTTCATCCAAGAGTTCATTCATGGAGACGGAATTTAA